The DNA segment CTGTGTTCAGTAGATGAGCCTCATAGCGGTTGAGCACCTCCATGGCGATCTTCAGCCCATATTGTTGAGCCCGCTGCGCAATGAGGCGCACTGCCTCCGCAAAGATATCTCGCTCTTCCCAATAACTCGTCACAGCTCGTACACGTCCCACCGCACCATGACAGCAGACAATGGGATTCCCCAGCGAGCTGGCCAGGTCCAGCAAACGACAATAATAGTCGAGTGCTGCCTGGCGAATGCCGTCATCTGGATGGGCTAAATCCACGTTCTCCGGTGTGAGGGAGAGAACCTTTAGTCCTTGTCCATTCAGCACTGCGTTGACCTCACGAGCATCAACACGCGCGAGATCGCCCAGCAACTCCACTCCATCGTAGCCAAGGGACGCTAACCTGGCCGCTATCTCTGCTAAAGACTCATCCCCGAATATCCATGTACAGACGCCATAACGCATCCAAGACCTATCCTCTCCCCATTGCTGGATCAATCTCGCTCAACCTGACTGGACGGTTCTCGGCATAGGATTTGCCCGCCGCATAACCCATGACCACAGGGACGCGCGCATCCAGCCCTGTAACGGGTGGTTCTCTGTCCTGCTGAATGCACTCAATGAACGCTTGCATCTCAGCAATGTAAGAATCCGTGTACCGCTCGATGAAGAAGAACAGAGGCAGCGAAGAATGAACGCCTGTGGCTGTGCTCCACTCCGCCGTATCAGGTTTTTTGTTGGAAACGATAACCACGCCCCCGGACCCAAAAACCTCGACGCGTTGATCATAGCCATACACCGCTCGACGGCTGTTGTCTATG comes from the Chloroflexota bacterium genome and includes:
- a CDS encoding sugar phosphate isomerase/epimerase — translated: MRYGVCTWIFGDESLAEIAARLASLGYDGVELLGDLARVDAREVNAVLNGQGLKVLSLTPENVDLAHPDDGIRQAALDYYCRLLDLASSLGNPIVCCHGAVGRVRAVTSYWEERDIFAEAVRLIAQRAQQYGLKIAMEVLNRYEAHLLNTAQEALRFIEEVDMENVGILLDAYHMNIEEADLRSAILSVGTHLFLFHAADSNRQAVGRGHTDFIGLMRTLREVGYNDSIIIECTAAGPDPFTPVKGQGWREEVWGYVAESLELLRAYENIVWGKES